The Deinococcus koreensis genome window below encodes:
- the alaS gene encoding alanine--tRNA ligase, producing MTGPLSTSDIREKYLQFFESKGHLRLPSYSTVAPDPTTLFTVAGMQPFKEQFMGAPAVFDGVPSKRVTTAQKCLRIGDIENVGRTLRHCSLLEMLGNFSFGDYFKREALTWAWEFLTGPEWMALDSSRLYATIYQDDEEAFTIWTQEIGLPPERILRFGADENFWPADAPKEGPNGPCGPCSEIFYDRGPTYGDDTWADYADTRESARFLEIWNCVFPQYDRQEPREDGTPVLKDLPFKNIDTGMGLERIATVVQDVYDFYSNDVFAPLVAKVAELSGHPYEGPHNVSHRVVAEHIRSVSMVIADGSAPSNTGRGYVIRKILRRASRHAYLLGLREPSLYKLVPLVVDKMGGAYPELQANQAKVEATVKAEEESFLRTLEGGIQRLGKLLSGMEQGATLAGEDAFLLYDTYGFPVDLTKEIAEEYGISVDEAGYAESLENAQNLARAGSKYGKSELFGANQEALDGLSLTEFVGYDALEAEGEVLALVGAGARLPHLSAGSEATVVLSRTPFYAEGGGEVGDTGRIEWDGGIGLVRDTRKTPQGVFLHDVLIESGELREGTRVRGVVAPERQATERHHTATHLLHAALRAVLGSGVAQKGSLVAADRLRFDFSHGAAMTADEIAAVETLVSRWISANFPVSWKEMPIAEAKAAGATALFGEKYGETVRVVSVEGDVSYQGQSVSSKELCGGAHVTRTGEIGAFVILGDENVAAGVRRVEALAGEAATAWLRERLNSAARAAALLNTSPDALEARVGGLQAQLRAAEKETVAVRRQLAEAQMGGGTGGAAPLRDLGGFRVAALQLAGIEGNELRGAADKLLDQSGADLVVVAGGKGLVVKATRAAVERGAHAGQLIGKLAAAGGGKGGGRPDMAQAGITDAGAALGALETAF from the coding sequence ATGACTGGCCCGCTCTCCACCTCCGACATCCGCGAGAAATACCTGCAGTTTTTCGAGAGCAAGGGGCACCTCCGGCTGCCCAGCTACTCGACCGTGGCCCCCGATCCCACGACCCTCTTCACGGTGGCCGGGATGCAGCCCTTCAAGGAGCAGTTCATGGGCGCCCCGGCCGTGTTCGACGGCGTACCCAGCAAGCGCGTGACCACCGCCCAGAAGTGCCTGCGGATCGGCGATATCGAGAACGTGGGGCGCACGCTGCGCCACTGCTCGCTGCTGGAGATGCTGGGCAACTTCAGTTTCGGCGACTACTTCAAGCGCGAGGCGCTGACCTGGGCCTGGGAATTTCTGACGGGCCCGGAGTGGATGGCCCTGGACAGCTCCCGCCTGTACGCGACCATCTATCAAGACGACGAGGAAGCCTTCACCATCTGGACACAGGAGATCGGCCTGCCGCCCGAGCGGATCCTGCGCTTCGGCGCCGACGAGAACTTCTGGCCCGCCGACGCGCCCAAGGAAGGCCCCAACGGCCCCTGCGGCCCCTGCAGCGAGATCTTCTACGACCGTGGCCCGACCTACGGCGACGACACCTGGGCCGACTACGCCGACACCCGCGAGAGCGCCCGCTTCCTGGAGATCTGGAACTGCGTGTTCCCCCAGTACGACCGCCAGGAACCCAGGGAAGACGGCACGCCCGTCCTGAAAGACCTGCCCTTCAAGAACATCGACACCGGCATGGGCCTGGAGCGCATCGCCACCGTCGTGCAGGACGTGTACGACTTCTACTCCAACGACGTGTTCGCGCCCCTGGTGGCGAAGGTGGCCGAATTGAGCGGCCACCCCTACGAGGGCCCGCACAACGTCTCGCACCGCGTGGTGGCCGAGCACATCCGCTCCGTGAGCATGGTCATCGCCGACGGATCGGCGCCCAGCAACACCGGCCGCGGCTACGTGATCCGCAAGATCCTGCGCCGGGCGTCGCGCCACGCGTACCTGCTGGGCCTGCGCGAGCCGAGCCTCTACAAGCTGGTGCCCCTGGTCGTGGACAAGATGGGCGGCGCCTACCCCGAGCTGCAGGCGAACCAGGCGAAGGTCGAGGCGACCGTGAAGGCCGAGGAGGAGAGCTTCCTGCGAACGCTGGAGGGCGGTATCCAGCGCCTGGGCAAGCTGCTGAGCGGCATGGAGCAGGGCGCCACCCTGGCGGGTGAGGACGCCTTCCTCCTGTACGACACCTACGGCTTCCCGGTCGATCTGACCAAGGAGATCGCCGAGGAGTACGGCATCTCCGTGGACGAGGCGGGGTACGCCGAGAGCCTGGAGAACGCCCAGAACCTCGCTCGTGCGGGCAGCAAGTACGGCAAGTCCGAGCTGTTCGGGGCCAATCAGGAGGCGCTGGACGGCCTCTCCCTCACCGAGTTCGTCGGCTACGACGCGCTGGAGGCCGAGGGCGAGGTGCTGGCCCTGGTCGGCGCGGGCGCGCGGCTGCCGCATCTGAGCGCCGGCTCCGAGGCCACCGTGGTGCTCTCGCGCACGCCCTTCTACGCCGAGGGCGGCGGGGAAGTAGGGGATACCGGCCGGATCGAGTGGGACGGTGGGATTGGCCTCGTGCGCGACACCCGCAAGACCCCGCAGGGCGTGTTCCTGCACGACGTCCTGATCGAGTCCGGCGAGTTGAGGGAGGGCACGCGGGTACGCGGCGTGGTCGCCCCGGAGCGGCAGGCCACCGAGCGCCACCACACCGCCACCCACCTGCTGCACGCCGCGTTGCGGGCCGTGCTGGGCTCCGGGGTGGCGCAGAAGGGCTCGCTGGTGGCCGCCGACCGCCTGCGCTTCGACTTCTCGCACGGCGCGGCCATGACGGCGGACGAGATCGCGGCCGTGGAGACCCTGGTCAGCCGCTGGATCAGCGCGAACTTTCCCGTGAGCTGGAAGGAGATGCCGATCGCCGAGGCCAAGGCGGCCGGCGCCACCGCGCTGTTCGGCGAGAAGTACGGCGAGACGGTGCGGGTCGTGAGCGTCGAGGGGGACGTGAGCTACCAGGGCCAGAGCGTGAGCAGCAAGGAACTCTGCGGCGGCGCCCACGTGACCCGCACGGGCGAGATCGGCGCCTTCGTGATCCTGGGCGACGAGAACGTGGCCGCCGGCGTGCGGCGCGTGGAGGCCCTGGCCGGCGAGGCCGCGACCGCCTGGCTGCGCGAGCGCCTGAACAGCGCCGCGCGGGCGGCCGCCCTGCTCAACACCTCGCCCGACGCGCTGGAGGCCCGCGTGGGTGGCCTTCAGGCGCAGCTCAGGGCCGCCGAGAAGGAAACCGTGGCCGTGCGCCGCCAGCTCGCCGAGGCGCAGATGGGCGGGGGCACGGGCGGCGCGGCGCCGCTGCGCGACTTGGGCGGCTTCCGGGTCGCCGCGCTGCAGCTGGCCGGCATCGAGGGCAATGAGCTGCGCGGCGCGGCCGACAAGCTGCTCGATCAGAGCGGCGCCGATCTGGTCGTGGTCGCCGGCGGGAAGGGGCTGGTCGTGAAGGCCACCAGGGCGGCCGTCGAGCGCGGCGCCCACGCCGGGCAACTGATCGGCAAGCTGGCGGCGGCGGGCGGCGGCAAGGGCGGCGGGCGCCCGGACATGGCCCAGGCGGGCATCACGGACGCCGGGGCGGCGCTGGGGGCCCTAGAGACGGCGTTCTGA
- a CDS encoding class I SAM-dependent methyltransferase, with protein MRVIIGAGEQRWDGWTPTQQADLNLLDPASFERFFAGTLAHAFLCEHVWEHLSVSQGEAAARLVFRYLRPGGALRVAVPDGHHPDPAYRALVAVNGPGPAHDHQVLYTLETVVPVFAGAGFEVRPLEWWDAVGPFHHSDWRVADGPVYRSSRLDHRNAAWRQGTGPLGFTSLIVDAVKPG; from the coding sequence GTGAGGGTCATCATCGGTGCCGGGGAGCAGCGCTGGGACGGCTGGACGCCCACCCAGCAGGCCGACCTTAACCTGCTCGATCCGGCCAGTTTTGAGCGCTTCTTCGCGGGCACCCTGGCCCACGCCTTCCTGTGCGAGCACGTCTGGGAACACCTGAGCGTGTCCCAGGGTGAGGCGGCGGCGCGGCTGGTCTTCAGGTACCTGCGGCCTGGCGGCGCTCTGCGGGTGGCCGTGCCCGACGGGCACCATCCCGACCCAGCGTACCGGGCGCTGGTTGCCGTGAACGGCCCCGGCCCGGCCCACGACCATCAGGTGCTGTACACGCTGGAGACGGTCGTGCCCGTGTTCGCGGGTGCCGGTTTCGAGGTGCGCCCCCTGGAATGGTGGGACGCCGTCGGCCCGTTCCACCACAGCGACTGGCGCGTGGCCGACGGGCCGGTCTACCGCAGCAGCCGGCTCGACCACCGCAACGCGGCGTGGCGGCAGGGTACCGGCCCACTGGGATTTACCAGCCTGATCGTGGACGCGGTGAAACCGGGGTAA
- a CDS encoding MmcQ/YjbR family DNA-binding protein, with protein sequence MQTIADIRAACAALPHTQETFPFDATTLVFKVGGKMYALTDIQADPLTLSLKVRPERGDELRAAHDAIGPGYHLHKRHWITLILDGRLPGDLVAELLAGSHALVVGGMTRAGRAALGR encoded by the coding sequence GTGCAGACCATCGCCGACATCCGGGCCGCGTGCGCGGCGCTGCCGCACACGCAGGAGACCTTTCCCTTCGACGCGACCACGCTGGTCTTCAAGGTCGGCGGGAAGATGTACGCCCTGACCGACATCCAGGCCGATCCACTTACCCTGTCCCTGAAGGTGCGCCCGGAACGCGGCGACGAGCTGCGCGCCGCGCACGACGCCATCGGGCCGGGCTACCACCTCCACAAGCGCCACTGGATCACGCTGATCCTGGACGGTCGGCTGCCCGGCGACCTCGTGGCCGAACTCCTGGCGGGCAGTCACGCCCTGGTCGTGGGTGGGATGACGCGGGCCGGCCGGGCGGCGCTGGGCCGGTGA
- a CDS encoding metallophosphoesterase family protein, with the protein MRRLLPLLLPLLLSAAPAPSASGVRLAILSDFNGSYGSTAYPAALGRSVRRIVNEWQPDMVLSAGDLIAGQQARLSDARVQAMWAAFDRDVRAPLQAAGIPFAFTLGNHDASLPRDRREAARYWAAHQPPLTYQERSAFPFRYTFTLAGGSVFVAVLDASGPRVDEAQRTWLAAQLASAPARAAGIRLVVGHLPLAGISREKNRPGEVIREAGPLRRVMERAGVLVYVSGHHAAYYPGRLGGLNVLASGGIGGRDYVGFPGTARSTLTLLTLFPAQRRATFETVDAETGAPIQTETLPARLDGLGGPLERVGEFR; encoded by the coding sequence ATGCGCCGCCTGCTGCCCCTGCTCCTGCCCCTGCTGCTCTCGGCCGCGCCTGCTCCGTCTGCTTCTGGCGTGCGGCTGGCGATCCTCAGCGACTTCAACGGTTCCTACGGCAGCACGGCCTATCCTGCCGCGCTGGGCCGCAGCGTCCGCCGGATCGTGAACGAGTGGCAGCCGGACATGGTGCTCTCGGCCGGTGACCTGATCGCGGGGCAGCAGGCCCGCCTGAGCGACGCGCGCGTGCAGGCCATGTGGGCGGCCTTCGACCGGGACGTGCGGGCGCCCCTCCAGGCAGCCGGGATTCCTTTCGCCTTCACGCTGGGCAACCACGACGCCAGCCTGCCCCGCGACCGCCGCGAGGCCGCGCGGTACTGGGCCGCCCACCAGCCGCCGCTGACCTACCAGGAGCGGTCGGCCTTTCCCTTCCGCTACACCTTCACGCTGGCCGGAGGCTCCGTGTTCGTGGCCGTGCTGGACGCCAGCGGGCCGAGGGTGGACGAGGCACAGCGAACCTGGCTCGCGGCGCAGCTCGCCTCGGCCCCCGCCCGCGCGGCCGGCATCCGCCTGGTGGTGGGGCACCTGCCGCTGGCCGGGATCAGCCGCGAGAAGAACCGGCCCGGCGAGGTGATCCGCGAGGCCGGGCCGCTGCGCCGGGTCATGGAGCGGGCCGGGGTGCTCGTGTATGTCAGCGGGCACCACGCCGCGTACTACCCGGGTCGGCTGGGCGGGCTGAACGTGCTCGCCAGCGGCGGCATCGGCGGGCGCGACTACGTGGGCTTTCCCGGCACCGCCCGCTCGACCCTGACCCTGCTGACGCTGTTCCCGGCGCAGCGCCGCGCCACCTTCGAGACCGTGGACGCCGAGACCGGCGCCCCCATCCAGACCGAGACCCTCCCGGCCCGGCTGGACGGACTGGGAGGGCCACTGGAGCGGGTGGGCGAGTTCCGCTGA
- a CDS encoding alpha/beta hydrolase family protein, with amino-acid sequence MSVPGDTRPDAPELAARGQYAVGVRTLNLVSKGQLDIARAPKEGALARYDRPLTVEVWYPAPGASGSGSTTYKDVLGSGPGDPKRPNTPFEIPGRATRDAPAVQGGPFPLVIVSHGYPGSRYLMSYLGENLASKGYVVASIDHTDSTHGDKAAFASTLVNRALDDNFVLAEMARLGTAGSGSFLSNVVNADQTAVVGYSMGGYGALNAAGAGYGPQMAPLVPGGAFAQRQAGAYRVDPRIKAVVAFAPWGGDAAVRGIGVNFGGKYGFWEDAGLAGLKVPTMFVVGDRDDVSYYEGGVKPLFENAVNAERYMVVYQNALHNSAPNPPPAASLSNYDDYMHYAEPAWDMARLNNLNQHFVTAFLNLKLKGEAGAAAYLNVPVPVSNNAKSSRNADGTPKADDTSWKGFKDRTARGIELYKLMPK; translated from the coding sequence ATGAGCGTTCCCGGTGACACCCGGCCCGACGCGCCGGAGCTCGCTGCCCGCGGGCAGTACGCCGTGGGCGTCCGCACCCTGAATCTCGTCAGCAAGGGCCAGCTGGACATCGCCCGCGCGCCCAAGGAAGGCGCCCTGGCGCGCTACGACCGCCCGCTGACCGTGGAGGTCTGGTACCCGGCCCCCGGCGCGAGCGGCAGCGGCAGCACCACCTACAAGGACGTGCTGGGCAGCGGCCCGGGCGATCCCAAGCGGCCGAACACGCCCTTCGAGATTCCCGGCCGCGCCACCCGCGACGCCCCCGCCGTGCAGGGCGGCCCCTTCCCGCTGGTGATCGTCTCGCACGGCTATCCGGGCAGCCGCTACCTGATGTCGTACCTGGGCGAGAACCTCGCCAGCAAGGGCTACGTGGTCGCGTCCATCGACCACACCGACTCCACGCACGGCGACAAGGCCGCGTTCGCCAGCACCCTGGTCAACCGCGCGCTGGACGACAACTTCGTGCTGGCCGAGATGGCCCGGCTGGGTACGGCGGGCAGCGGCTCGTTCCTGAGCAACGTCGTGAACGCTGACCAGACCGCTGTGGTCGGCTACTCGATGGGCGGCTACGGCGCCCTGAACGCGGCCGGCGCCGGGTACGGCCCGCAGATGGCGCCGCTGGTGCCGGGCGGCGCCTTCGCGCAGCGGCAGGCCGGCGCGTACAGGGTCGATCCACGCATCAAGGCGGTCGTGGCCTTCGCGCCCTGGGGCGGGGACGCCGCCGTGCGGGGCATCGGCGTAAACTTCGGCGGCAAATACGGCTTCTGGGAAGATGCCGGGCTCGCGGGCCTGAAGGTGCCCACCATGTTCGTCGTCGGCGACCGCGACGACGTGTCCTATTACGAGGGCGGCGTGAAGCCCCTGTTCGAGAACGCCGTGAACGCCGAGCGCTACATGGTGGTGTACCAGAACGCGCTGCACAACTCGGCGCCCAACCCGCCCCCGGCCGCCTCCCTGAGCAACTACGACGACTACATGCACTACGCCGAGCCCGCCTGGGACATGGCCCGCCTGAACAACCTCAACCAGCATTTCGTGACCGCCTTCCTGAACCTCAAGCTCAAGGGCGAGGCGGGCGCGGCGGCCTACCTGAACGTGCCGGTGCCGGTGTCGAACAACGCGAAGTCCAGCCGCAACGCCGACGGCACGCCCAAGGCCGACGACACCTCCTGGAAGGGCTTCAAAGACCGCACGGCGCGTGGGATCGAGCTGTACAAGCTGATGCCGAAGTAA